Proteins co-encoded in one Salvia splendens isolate huo1 chromosome 4, SspV2, whole genome shotgun sequence genomic window:
- the LOC121801051 gene encoding epoxide hydrolase A-like: MQAFSSSSIMHLVGDLIALLDAVAPSEEKVFVVGYDWGAIVTWHLAMYRPDRVMALVNLSLPFSPRNPQMNAVELGRQLYGDDLYIYRFQEPGYIEGVFEEAGTKEVLKNIFSYRNTNPFYFPNGPTEQDLDYYVTKFNKTGFTGGVNYYRALALWELKAPWSGGGVTVPTKFIDVGELDFIYHGPGVQDYIHGGGFKQFVPLLEDAVVLEGAAHFIGEERPDEINQHIYSFITQF; the protein is encoded by the exons ATGCAAGCTTTTTCTTCCTCCAGCATAATGCACCTGGTGGGCGACCTGATCGCGCTGCTGGACGCGGTGGCGCCGAGTGAGGAGAAGGTTTTTGTTGTTGGGTATGACTGGGGCGCCATTGTGACTTGGCATCTCGCTATGTACAGACCTGATAGAGTCATGGCTTTGGTCAATCTCAGCCTGCCCTTCTCTCCCAGGAATCCTCAGATGAATGCGGTTGAGTTGGGTCGCCAATTGTATGGCGATGATCTCTATATCTACAGGTTTCAG GAACCAGGTTATATAGAAGGTGTGTTTGAGGAGGCTGGCACGAAGGAGGTTCTCAAGAACATTTTTTCGTACCGCAACACTAATCCATTTTACTTCCCCAATGGTCCAACGGAGCAAGATCTTGACTATTATGTTACCAAATTCAACAAGACTGGCTTCACCGGAGGAGTGAACTACTATCGTGCATTAGCCTTGTG GGAACTGAAGGCCCCGTGGTCGGGAGGTGGAGTAACAGTGCCAACGAAGTTTATCGACGTAGGGGAACTTGACTTTATCTATCATGGTCCCGGGGTCCAAGATTACATACACGGAGGCGGGTTCAAGCAATTCGTGCCATTGTTGGAGGATGCGGTCGTGCTTGAAGGGGCTGCTCACTTTATTGGTGAAGAAAGGCCAGATGAGATCAACCAacatatatattcttttatcaCCCAATTCTAA